From Bacillus sp. Marseille-P3661:
ACTCGGTAAGTTGTTTGACGATCCCAATCGGGAATAATGGCATAGTGCGACGAATATTGTCACCCAAAACCTTTCCCCCTTCCGTAAACTATTTAGATTTTTTATATTTGTCTATCTATTTATTATATTACTATTTGTTAAGTTTAGTGTCAATATGATGTTATGTAATTTAACATGGATTTCACTAAAAAGTTTTTAGTACGCTTTATTACTTAACTCGACAACAACTGACAGCTGATTTTACTGGTCTGATAATTGAACGAGCCCATTTTCATGCAAATGCTTGACAGCAGTTATGATTGCAATTTTTACATGTTCATAGGTAAGACCTCCCTGAACATAAACTTCATAAGGTGGGCGCATTGGTCCATCTGCAGTTAATTCAATACTAGCTCCTTGAATGAAGGTACCAGCAGCCATGATTACATCATCTTCATAACCTGGCATATAGCTTGGCATTGGTTTAACATGCGAGTTAACAGGTGAAGCATATTGAATCGCTTGACAGAAAGCAATCATCATTTCTCTATTATTAAATTGAACGGATTGTACAAGATCCGTCCTTGTTTGATTCCAGCCAGGGTATGTAACAAAACCTAGTTTACTTAAAAATGCAGATGTAAAAATAGCACCTTTTACAGCCTGTCCAACAATATGAGGAGCTAGAAAAAAACCTTGAAACATTTCATGTAAACTATATAATGATGCACCCGCTTCCCTGCCAATCCCCGGTGCAGTCAAGCGATATGCACATTGTTCAACTAAGTCTTCTTTTCCTACAATGTAGCCACCTGTCTTTACAAGGCCACCGCCAGGATTTTTAATTAGTGAACCAGCAACTAAATCAGCACCTACATGGCAAGGTTCCAATTCTTCAACAAATTCTCCGTAGCAATTATCTACAAACACTATAACGTCAGATTTACATTCTTTTACAAAAGTAATCATGTCTTTTATTTGTTGTATTGTAAACGACGGTCTAGAAGAATAGCCTTTTGATCTTTGAATACCAATTACCTTTGTATTTGGCTTTATAGCATTTTGAACACGGTTATAATCAACCGCTCCATCTTCAGTTAAGGGAATTGATTCATACCCTATATTAAACTCTCGAAGTGAACCATTTTTATTTCCACGTATTCCTACGATCTCTTCGAGAGTATCATAAGGTCGACCTGTTATGTATAGCAGTTCATCACCAGGGCGCAATACGCCAAAAAGTGATACCGAAATGGCATGGGTACCGGAAATAATTTGCGGTCTAACTAGACCTGCTTCCGCACCAAACACATATGCATAGACTTTTTCAAGTGTATCGCGACCAGTATCATCATAGCCATAGCCTGTTGATGGGGTAAAATGAAAATCGCTCACTTGGTGCTTGCGAAACCCCGCTAATACTCGAAATTGATTTTTTTCTGTAATTTCATCCACAGCTTGATGTAGAGGCTTAATCATGACCTCTACATCGTTTACAACTGTACTTATTTGTTTTCCATACCCAAATTCTCCGTACATGCGATAGCTCCTTTAATGAGTAAAAAATTCTTTTGCTTCATAATATAGAGGCAAATTTGGATTAATAAATCCTTTGCATTCATACATCTCTTTTTCTTCATTGTAATGTTGTTCAACTAAAATTGTTTCAGATTTCAACTGCGCTAATATCCTGCCATCTTGACCAGGAATAAAAAAATGGTAGTATTCCATTTGCTCAATGACCTTTTTTTCAATTCTATTTAATAAGTCGGCAAGATCATTTTTCTCATACGCACTGATTAATACCATTTCATTAGATGAGGGTACAAAATGATTTGAAACTAAATCACGTTTATTATATACAGTTAATATCGGTATTTCTTGGATATCCAAATCTTCTAGGATTCGGTAGACTGTTTTTTCATGGTTGAAATAATCGGGATTGGATGCGTCTACAACATGCAATATTAAATCTGCCTCTCTAACTTCTTCAAGTGTTGACCGAAAGGCAGCAATCAAAGAAGTTGGTAAATCTTCAATAAACCCAACTGTATCTGTTAGAAGAGTCGTTAATCCACAAGGCAATAACAATTTTCTGGTCATCGGATCAAGCGTTGCAAACAGTAAATTTTCTTCGAACGATGTTTCTTCTGTTAATCGATTAAAAATCGTTGATTTTCCAGCATTTGTATAACCTACAAGTGAAATTTGAAAAGTTTGATTTTTTTTCCGTCGTTCACGATAACGATTTCGGTGTTCTACAATCGTTTGCAATTGTGCCTTGATTTCATCAATACGACGGCGGATATGACGACGATCTGATTCAAGTTGGGTTTCACCAGGTCCCCTCGTACCAATCCCTCCACCTAGACGAGATAAAGCAATACCTTGACCCCCAATACGAGGTAGCAAATATTGGTATTGAGCTAATTCAACCTGTAATTTTCCTTCTTTTGATTTTGCTCTTGACGCAAATATATCAAGTATCAATTGTGTGCGGTCAATTACTCTTGCTTTAAACTTTGCGGATAAGTTTCGGTTCTGTGATGGAGAAAGTTCGTCATTAAAAATGATCACATCAATATCAAGCTCTTCTTCAAGCTTACTCATTTCTTCTAATTTCCCTTTTCCAATATAAGTAGCAGAATGGACTTGATTCCTTTTTTGCGACAACGTGAGCATCACTTCACCATTAGCCGTTTTAGTTAATGATGCTAATTCATCCATCGAATAAAGAAATCTCTCTTCGTCCATGTAAGGCAATTGACATCCTACTAATAATGCACGTTCTTCTGTATTTTGACTTGTTTCGATCAAGATTTGTCCCTACCTTTTATTAATTTCTTTTACTATAACAAAGTAAAGGAATTATTTCATTATTTCTTTTTCTTCTTGCTAAAAACATGGTGTACAATTAAAATTCTTTATATGTTAGTCATATTGTTTAACAGTTTTTAATATTTATGAATTTTTTTTGGGGTGGATGACAACATGATGTGGGACGTATTCAATGTTATTGGTACGATTGCCTTTGCCTTAAGTGGAGCGATGGTAGCATTGAGCGAAGAATGTGATTATGATTTATTTGGAGTTTATTTTTTAGGGTTTACCTGTGCT
This genomic window contains:
- a CDS encoding methionine gamma-lyase family protein produces the protein MYGEFGYGKQISTVVNDVEVMIKPLHQAVDEITEKNQFRVLAGFRKHQVSDFHFTPSTGYGYDDTGRDTLEKVYAYVFGAEAGLVRPQIISGTHAISVSLFGVLRPGDELLYITGRPYDTLEEIVGIRGNKNGSLREFNIGYESIPLTEDGAVDYNRVQNAIKPNTKVIGIQRSKGYSSRPSFTIQQIKDMITFVKECKSDVIVFVDNCYGEFVEELEPCHVGADLVAGSLIKNPGGGLVKTGGYIVGKEDLVEQCAYRLTAPGIGREAGASLYSLHEMFQGFFLAPHIVGQAVKGAIFTSAFLSKLGFVTYPGWNQTRTDLVQSVQFNNREMMIAFCQAIQYASPVNSHVKPMPSYMPGYEDDVIMAAGTFIQGASIELTADGPMRPPYEVYVQGGLTYEHVKIAIITAVKHLHENGLVQLSDQ
- the hflX gene encoding GTPase HflX, with protein sequence MIETSQNTEERALLVGCQLPYMDEERFLYSMDELASLTKTANGEVMLTLSQKRNQVHSATYIGKGKLEEMSKLEEELDIDVIIFNDELSPSQNRNLSAKFKARVIDRTQLILDIFASRAKSKEGKLQVELAQYQYLLPRIGGQGIALSRLGGGIGTRGPGETQLESDRRHIRRRIDEIKAQLQTIVEHRNRYRERRKKNQTFQISLVGYTNAGKSTIFNRLTEETSFEENLLFATLDPMTRKLLLPCGLTTLLTDTVGFIEDLPTSLIAAFRSTLEEVREADLILHVVDASNPDYFNHEKTVYRILEDLDIQEIPILTVYNKRDLVSNHFVPSSNEMVLISAYEKNDLADLLNRIEKKVIEQMEYYHFFIPGQDGRILAQLKSETILVEQHYNEEKEMYECKGFINPNLPLYYEAKEFFTH